The region atattaaaaattattgaaGCATATAGTTGCATTGATTTAAACTATATAGGTCAAAAGTTAAACctagatataaataaaattatctCAAAATTGTCAGAAATGATAttagataaaaaattaaatggaACACTAGATCAGAATGCTGGTATTCTCATCTTGTATGACGATATGCCAGATACAAAAATGTATCAAAATGttttagaaataataaacaacTTAACCGAGTCTGTCGACATACTATATCAAAAGGCTCAATTGACCATATAAGAATATTGCTAAAAGGCGTTGAAATTTTTCGGTGCACTTTTCATTcttctaaatttttataaacaattGGGCatgattatttaaatattgagcctttgaaaaaaaaatgttatttattCCTTTTCGGTgtttctattttttcaagCGAAATTCCCTAAAACAGTTTTGTATTATGTCCATGTTTATTTacttcatatatatatgcacgTATACGATTTTtcctttaatttttctatatatactttttacgatttatatatttatatatttttctgtGGCAACTTAGTTTCTTTCGCTTcacataaattttttttaaaacaaacGTATTTAAAAACGTCGTCAATTAATACAAACACACatgtatatgcatacacgcatatatatatgattaaatatcatttttgACAACATGCTTGCTTAATGATGTTAGCAGtttattacaattttttaggATAATTactaattattttttatgaatatattttaatattgagaatcattttatttttaatatatattttggcaaatttataaaattggtaaatttttttgcttACACTAAAAAACGTGTTATAAGGCAAAGGGAATAGGAAAAATGaagtaaaataattgtgtataaataacagatatatataaatatatttgtgcaTTATATGTACAAAGTGGAGTATAAACATAAACAATTGAATGGAATGCGCATATAAGGGCATTTGCTTTAAAAGGAATTTGTAGGCATATGCTACTACAATTTTTTGTCTACTCAAGAAACCAAAACATTGGTCCTTCTCCCTTAGATCCATCGGTTCTTTTAGGCATCCATGGGAATGAacttgatttatttttgataatataattacttccatatatacacatagaagaataaaatataacaaatgaCCATAAGAACCAAACAATGGATACTTCTAATTTGTTAGCATCCCGTATATGTTCAATACTTGGTACAATCCTTTGAGgttgtttttgttttaatcTGTTATACAAAGTTAATCTAAAAATATCTGTTCTTTCAGGACCATGAAAACCAGATCctcttattttatttgtttttttaccGTCACTATTTAAATCAtctattgttattatttttccatgGTATGAATTGTTTAAATAACTTAATATATCACCTGCATTTTTATCTAAAATTGGGGTTATAACTTTGGTTTTTTCAACAGGtcttataatatttaataaattcgTAGGTGCACTGTATTTCCATTGGTTAAAATCATGCCATTTTCCTAAATATATGTGATTTCCTGCTAACTTCTTTGCCGATAAATTAAACAATCCGGATGTCATTCTTGTGTTCGCACATATATGGTAATATAATTGAACTTGtgattatttttgaaaattattgGCTTTGTAATCTTCTCCCCTTTCTACTCTTCAATATTAGTGAAcaattatttgtatttttgtGAAACTTATCACGGGTTAATGTAAATTTcatatgttttaaaataaaattaaaacagATTGGATATTAtgcttaaaaaatattttatcattaaaattGGCCAAAATAAGTAACGATgaatatgtttataaatatatacatatgagTTACTCAAACATggtaaaaaatgtatacgATTTATAATGTTTCACTACAAAATGGGAATGAATGAATgcattatattcatttagtAAATTCatccatatttttcttataaaaatatattatttttcttgggtgtatacatttttgattatttaaaatatgctttgaatgtgaaaaaataatattatattttaatttataatatatataaatgtgaaaaatataaataaaagtcATTCGTAATATGATGGAAAAAGCATGCTAAATTAGTGATTGAAtagaaattattaataaatgaaaaatgactacttttatttatatataattattttttaaattatctaTAAGTTTATTgggatatttttatataagtgcacgttatttttatattaagttgagtaaaaaaaaagtaataaataaattcgTGTTTATTGAAAATTGTTATTAGGAAAAGTGTAATATATGTTTGCTCATGTATACATaatgattataaaaaaatataaagcaTTGGTCATgtaatggaaataaaatgtgttaaatatgaaaaaaaaaaataatttttgtttactGTGTTGCAAATTATGCGAAGTACGTGGTAAAATTTTCAggtgaaaataattacttttattatgaataaaaattttaggAACTTATCggaataatataaaatattttcaaatgtaaaaaacatatttataatttatttttattttttacggGTATATACCACGCAAAGGTTCGCGAGTGAATTAcctatcatatatatagggtgaattattctttttgttttaaaatggcaaagttttgaaaaaaaatataaaaaaagggaaTATAAATAGGAGTGAAAGTATAATGTGTGAatgtaaaattataaaatgaaaaacattattagggtgtgtaaaaaaatggCGAAATACAAATAAGGGGAAATAAATCCACACTATATTCgggttttatttattatttgaattataaGTACAAAggattatatatgcatataactCTGAAAAAAACTAATTATTGTTAAAATCGTATACAAACTTTGAAACAtccaaatttaaaatattaacgAATGCATTATCTtcaaagaaatatttaacaCTTGGGAATGTTCTGCCTCTATCACTATTAACAaattcttttatataagTACCTGATTCAgctaataaatataacaaagAAAAATGTTTGTGAATAAAAACTAAtttaaattcatatatttttctttttctattaatTAAACCTCTTCTATGAAGTACTCTTATTGGTGTTTTTTggataatatttaatacaCAATCGTTACAgttttcataatttaatacttgtttattaatttcggttattttttctttagtCATTACACACGAATGATATATGATACATTTGTATGCTTTTTTCCTATCCTTTCCAAATTTCATAAcctttttaattaattcatAATTTGTACTAAAAGCAATATTACTGAATTTTACATCCACTAAATTGCTAATATTGTAAGAggatttatcatttaacATGTGAGCATTATcattcataatttttttatctttagTATTATTAGCTTTGTGGGAAAAAACATTACTATCAAACTGTGCATTATAATTGGGGTCAACCttttcttcatcatttGCAATGTGATTTATGTTATCGTTTTTGTCAATATTTGTGGtattattctttttaataatttccTCAGATAGTAACACTTCAATTTCATCGTTATAATtagtatttatatgtaaatttgctatatttttatcttgcaaaaatatatccttTGATTTTTCTGCTAAGATGTTTCCAATATCAAGGTcgtataaatatacagtATTTTTTCTACTCAATAATGCATAACATGTATTAATATGGTTTACTGGTGgagttataatatttttttgatgtGTAACTTGATTCAGCGaattatttccttttttgttataatgCTTTAgcaaatgaaataattcTTGAACAGTTTTCCgttgaaatatattaatagtGTTGTGTGATTCTATGTTATTaagtttaataaaaaataaataaaaatttaaaaaagaaaacttTGTTTCTTTTAAAGTAAAAAGAAAAGGTCGACCTATATTCATCATTCTGACATCTTTATCTTCTCTCCCAGCAGCCATAAATGTAAATGTGGAAGatggaaatatttttgcaaAAATTTCATAAATACATTCCTCTACTGATATTTGAGATACAgatgaattatttattaaccATTTTGTTTGagaacaatttttattatatttattataatatccaaaaatacataaattattaatagaaacatatatatctatattgaaatttaaatttacaTCAGAGCAGTTTGTCTTCATGTCATCATTTtgtattaaattatttatatcttcaGTATGATAATCTAATAAAGgataattttcatttaaaatattaaaaacatttattttttgattgatatcatttactattttttttttttttgcattaaATTTGTTATCAACGTTTTCATCATCGCTACTACCATTGAGGCAGACTGTTTTAGCGTTATTGTCAATGTTGTGATTATTGGAATTattaacattattatttctgtGGTCATTGTTAATCTTTTCGTGATGGATATCCttaattgtattattataatcgaaggaatatatgttaaaaaCTAATGTGCAATTTTTATACAGGCTGGTAATAAATTTGATCATATTATCGTTCAAGTCTAATAGTGTaaatacttttttatagaatgttaaataaacataaattaaAGTATAAGTAAAggatatgcatatattatttctgactgtattatcttttatttttgtttttataataatatgatcttttattttttcataaattttttgaaatgaTTCTAAGGTGAAATCTTGTATACTTTTAATATCTTTtcctatatataaatataagaaaaataatattatgtcaacattatttaaaagattATGAGCAACATTTATAgcattattaatattttgaataatttgttttctttcttttacACCCAATGTAggtttatttttcattaaatcATTATGAAAATGACTCTTTTTATTGTATAACATTATTAAATCTATATTGTGTAACCCATTACACAGCTTACacaaatacaaatttatataagcCTTTTGATATGGATTTTCAAACTcattttgcatattttcattttctgtATTAAGATATTGAAGAAATTGttccatattattatctagATAATAAGAATTTGCTTTGCATGCATTTTTCTCATAGCAATAATTTTCCATATTATCGTTATTTCtgtctttttcatttttaccTTCACATTTGTTATCACAAATATAATCGCTCAAAAAGTATCTgtcaaaatataaaaggtCGTGATCGCTAGCATTTTTGTTTGATATAAAGCACCGAAAGCATATATTAGCCattctgttttttttatggatAAACTAATGGGAGAAAAACATAGATGACAAAATTAactgaatatatataacactAATAAAAGCGATGATCGATGGAaaagcatatatatgcatattattttttcgcATATATTTGCGCAAAtgttaaattttcaaaatttatttgatacCGTTTGTGGTATATTAcgaaacaaatatataaatgccTTTATACGAATTTGagtttcatattttaattttttttgcattttagatgtatttaatatataccttaacaaaaaataattagcatttatattttatatggtTGTGTATGGATTGTTAGAGTGTGgtaggaaaaaatatataaacaaaaatggaataaaaGGAAAAGAGATAAAATAGGATATAAACTTGTTCGTTTGTGTTTCGACATTGAAAACACACAAATAAATACTAAATCAAATGGAAAAAACATAtcaaatatgtaaaaaaaaaaataataatatgatttattttttatatcgtTTTTTTCAACCCAAGTATATATGATCCTCTCCCATTTCATATGCTACAtagattttttttatatttttgtgatGATTCTTTTTCACTATTCTtcttaaaattttcttattattagtttttaatatgtggtttattattattcttttCAATAATCCtaaatttatacatatttaagaatatatttttttaaaatatgcgTATTTACAAGTATCTCTAATCTTGTATAAttgcaaataaatatgcacaTACAAACCATGGCAATAACGTGCCTAATAGATAACAATTAACCACGAAttcaatattaaaattgaatACAAATAGTTTTAaagtatttttaatatatatataggatttaattttttttaaatagattaaattaaatataaagttTGTTATTTCCTGGGAGATTAAAGGgaaaaattatactttTTAGGAGCGCATATAAggaatatatacatatactTACACATACATGCCGATTATTATGTTCCATATATGAAAACAAGTTTTAACACATTaaaaatcataaataaataaaaaacaaaacgAGGTGTATAGTTTggattatttttacaaattatataacaCCTGagatatttaatttttagtTCCATCtattacatttattatcatGCGAAATagtaatttaataaatcaaGAGTTAGGCATGTTTTCCTATAAAGACCCGGAATTGTGGACcgatgaaaatatatacgaTGAAACACAAGCGCCGTGGTTTTATCATATTAATAACCGTAATAAAGAAtcaaaaagaaatataatatatatatatataattgaacatataaatatgcaacTAAGTCCTATATATGTGAATATGGGAGTatatatttgcatatatagTTGTACATTGGCAtgctatatatttatgcatatttaaatatttatgataaCCGATAAAAAACTGAAATAGGAATGAATTTTTCTTACTATAACATggttcatatatttttatttgtgttttgcattttcatataataaatatatgatgaATTGAATTGGGCTCAATATTATGctacaaaattttttttgtgtatttgtttttgtactttattaatattttccttttcctttttataCAATCACTATACAGTCCTCGATCTAAATAAGGAAGActtgataaatataaaaaacataattgATAATGATAAGAAAAGGGGAGTGATATATAATAGCATATTGGATGTAATAGATTTTCAAACATATTACGGTATAATGCGTAAAATTAATAGCAACATGAACAATGTATTGTCggtttatttattttcatgtaAATActtcttaaaaaaatactccAAAGAACCAGATACAGATGGAAGGgttaaatttgttttcatttttggAAATAACACCTCAGATttagtaaatataaaacatgaaaattaaagaaagCATTCACATAGTgggaatatatattcatataaaatttgcaAATATGGCTTTTATTGCCTTTctttttgttattaaaatatacatatggaTAAACAcactatatttattgtacatattttataggACTCTGTCTGCTCttcaataatatatagtttttttttatacatatggTATAACTTAAAAGGTAAAATAGACAAAAAAAGTGAAGATAATGCATTGATGTTTTTTGTTCctgttataaatattaaaaggaGTAATATGCGTCTTAAAATTTTGGTAGAAACAAAAATTAggcataaatatatgcgtgtatgtatgtaattattgttaaattgtattaactgtttaaattaattattggTATAATTGAGTTTGAGGATATATGTATGgaatttttcatataatttatcatttgtATCGTTATGGATAAtgtaattttgtttattagGAGAAATGGTGGTTAGAAAAAtgtgaaattaaaaatccAGAAGAAATTTTAGTTTTTAACGATAATGAGCATTTATTAGATGTACGTAAAGCTTTataaggaaaataaaacgCTGAAATaccatatatatgcattaacagttgcatatattttttttaatattatttataattttgccTACACTTTTTTATACAGGTTCTAAAATATGATCATAAATACTATATATGTTTAGTAGACTTTAACACTTTCGAGgctaataatatttagtaactattttctttttggTTTTCGTGCTTCATCGATTTTATTATAGATGgagtgtatatatatgcacatcACACAAATTAattgtgtatttttttattttattagcaATGGAGGCAATGTTAAATCGATAATTGATCATCATGTGTATAAGGGAAAAGGagaaaacaataaaataacaaaatcaATTTATCCGATTTGTGTTTGCAGTTGTATGGTTATTATAGCTTATTTAGtaagtaataaaaaattaattaaaaattacaataatCAATTATGATTATAAGCGCAAATAAAGCAATAAAATATACGAAAATAGTAAATAgttaaaaaacataaataaatgaacaCCTTCAATTTTAGTATAAGCATTCTAGTGATTTTCTCGGAGTGGcatttgttaataaaagtatattatGGTTAATGTATGGAGCTATTTTAAAAGgttaaaacaaataaaaaaatatattataaacaaatgGTATAATAACATTATGACCTAGGCAAATTGTTGAGTTCATGTAAATTCAAAGggtattaatatttattcctTAATATCATATGGTTCACGTTccgatatatatatttgtattttctattttataCCCAGATTCGAATAACTTTATAAAACATGATTTAGGAAAGCGATGGATTCAATCGTAATATGAATgctatgaaaaaatatacaaccagcatattaaaaaacacatatatatgtgcatgattgtgttattatttttacagGGATTTAGACATATTTTTgtcattaaaaaataattttaaaatatccAATAAAATGGACATTTATATAACGTATCTCTTTAATACAATTCGATTTTCCAttgatttaaaaacatttgTAAGAAAAAATCGTGATTgattaacatatattttttctagaGGCTATTGAAACTGAGCTTAATGAAAAAGACAAAAGAAATATTGAACAACAAGTTTAATCCTTATATATACGTTTATATGCTAACATTTTTCACTTTATAGGGCATCGAAAATGTGTTATTTTCCGACTATAAAGACTATAATTATTTCGTTTGtgggaaaaaaataaaggtaGCAGTgcgatgaaaataaaaaaatatagtgaatactttttataatatattattttaagccatttatcatttttattattaattattaatatatttttttactacTATGCATTAGATAAGAATGTCATCAATAGATTTTAGCATAGATTTCCTATTTTCTCATGAAAATTCGAGTCAATTAGTCGAAAAAATGGTAAAAAATCAATAGTAAAGAATAAcataatcataaaaatatatgaatatatcaaaaatgagggcatttttaatatgataataaatttatatttttattaatttttttttagtataaTCTATGCTATGAAAACGATTTTTCGATGTTCATTTTAATAGGAtcttatttaaataattatagtaatttaataatatttaaatttatgaaaaataaacaaaataaaaatgttacaAAATTCtgtgatatatatatgcatgtgcTTTTTTCGATTCATTATTAGAATTGCAGAAAGATCTGTCCATCGTCTTTTACAAAAATGATGTAGACAGAAATGGTAAGcttttaatgatataatatttttggaTTCTATCATATATTggttaatttataatattaaacataaaacacattttttttataagatTTAATGAATACCTTG is a window of Plasmodium berghei ANKA genome assembly, chromosome: 10 DNA encoding:
- a CDS encoding cytochrome c oxidase subunit ApiCOX19, putative, encoding MTSGLFNLSAKKLAGNHIYLGKWHDFNQWKYSAPTNLLNIIRPVEKTKVITPILDKNAGDILSYLNNSYHGKIITIDDLNSDGKKTNKIRGSGFHGPERTDIFRLTLYNRLKQKQPQRIVPSIEHIRDANKLEVSIVWFLWSFVIFYSSMCIYGSNYIIKNKSSSFPWMPKRTDGSKGEGPMFWFLE
- a CDS encoding pseudouridine synthase, putative, whose amino-acid sequence is MANICFRCFISNKNASDHDLLYFDRYFLSDYICDNKCEGKNEKDRNNDNMENYCYEKNACKANSYYLDNNMEQFLQYLNTENENMQNEFENPYQKAYINLYLCKLCNGLHNIDLIMLYNKKSHFHNDLMKNKPTLGVKERKQIIQNINNAINVAHNLLNNVDIILFFLYLYIGKDIKSIQDFTLESFQKIYEKIKDHIIIKTKIKDNTVRNNICISFTYTLIYVYLTFYKKVFTLLDLNDNMIKFITSLYKNCTLVFNIYSFDYNNTIKDIHHEKINNDHRNNNVNNSNNHNIDNNAKTVCLNGSSDDENVDNKFNAKKKKIVNDINQKINVFNILNENYPLLDYHTEDINNLIQNDDMKTNCSDVNLNFNIDIYVSINNLCIFGYYNKYNKNCSQTKWLINNSSVSQISVEECIYEIFAKIFPSSTFTFMAAGREDKDVRMMNIGRPFLFTLKETKFSFLNFYLFFIKLNNIESHNTINIFQRKTVQELFHLLKHYNKKGNNSLNQVTHQKNIITPPVNHINTCYALLSRKNTVYLYDLDIGNILAEKSKDIFLQDKNIANLHINTNYNDEIEVLLSEEIIKKNNTTNIDKNDNINHIANDEEKVDPNYNAQFDSNVFSHKANNTKDKKIMNDNAHMLNDKSSYNISNLVDVKFSNIAFSTNYELIKKVMKFGKDRKKAYKCIIYHSCVMTKEKITEINKQVLNYENCNDCVLNIIQKTPIRVLHRRGLINRKRKIYEFKLVFIHKHFSLLYLLAESGTYIKEFVNSDRGRTFPSVKYFFEDNAFVNILNLDVSKFVYDFNNN